The Streptomyces luteogriseus genome includes a window with the following:
- a CDS encoding DUF4032 domain-containing protein: protein MALQISATNPEHPALLLELPWHLPLEDWPEEYLVPLPRGISRHVVRYSRAGDEVIAVKELAERPALREYDMLRDLDRLGIPSVDPLAVVTGRTDASGAPLESVLVTRHLGGSMPYRSMFETTMRPATMHRLMDALAVLLVRLHLAGFAWGDCSLSNTLFRRDAGAYAAYLVDAETGDLHPQLSTGQRDYDLDLARVNISGELLDLEASGALHPSVDPIEFGTEICARYRGLWNELTRASVYPAGKYHYIERRIRRLNDLGFDVAEMQIEHASNGDTVSFVPKVVDAGHHQRQLLRLTGLDTEENQARRLLNDLESWMATQDDYAPGDPLGARPEVLAHRWVREVFRPTVRAVPLELRGAMDPAEIYHQLLEHRWYMSERAQHDIGIETAVEDYIENILPKASRTLQPTAE from the coding sequence ATGGCACTGCAGATCAGCGCGACGAACCCCGAGCACCCCGCGCTCTTGCTGGAACTGCCGTGGCACCTGCCCCTGGAGGACTGGCCCGAGGAGTACCTCGTCCCGCTGCCCCGCGGCATCTCCCGGCACGTGGTGCGCTACTCCCGGGCAGGCGACGAGGTGATCGCCGTCAAGGAGCTGGCCGAGCGCCCGGCGCTGCGCGAGTACGACATGCTGCGCGATCTGGACCGGCTCGGCATCCCGTCGGTGGACCCGCTGGCCGTGGTCACCGGCCGCACCGACGCGAGCGGCGCCCCGCTGGAGAGCGTCCTGGTCACCCGGCACCTGGGCGGCTCGATGCCGTACCGCTCGATGTTCGAGACGACCATGCGGCCCGCCACCATGCACCGGCTGATGGACGCGCTCGCCGTGCTCCTGGTGCGCCTGCACCTGGCCGGGTTCGCCTGGGGCGACTGCTCGCTGTCCAACACCCTCTTCCGACGGGACGCGGGCGCCTACGCCGCGTATCTCGTGGACGCCGAGACCGGTGACCTGCATCCGCAGCTCAGCACGGGGCAGCGCGACTACGACCTCGACCTCGCCCGCGTCAACATCAGCGGGGAGCTGCTGGACCTGGAGGCGTCCGGGGCGCTGCACCCCTCCGTCGACCCGATCGAGTTCGGCACGGAGATCTGCGCCCGCTACCGCGGCCTGTGGAACGAGCTGACCCGGGCCTCCGTCTACCCGGCCGGCAAGTACCACTACATAGAACGCCGGATCCGCCGCCTGAACGACCTCGGTTTCGACGTCGCCGAGATGCAGATCGAGCACGCCTCCAACGGCGACACGGTCAGCTTCGTGCCCAAGGTCGTCGACGCGGGCCACCACCAGCGCCAGCTGCTGCGTCTGACCGGTCTCGACACGGAGGAGAACCAGGCCCGGCGGCTGCTGAACGACCTGGAGAGCTGGATGGCGACCCAGGACGACTACGCGCCCGGCGATCCCCTGGGAGCCCGCCCGGAGGTGCTGGCCCACCGCTGGGTGCGGGAGGTGTTCCGGCCGACCGTGCGGGCCGTGCCGCTCGAACTGCGCGGTGCGATGGACCCGGCGGAGATCTACCACCAGCTCCTCGAACACCGCTGGTACATGTCCGAGCGGGCCCAGCACGACATCGGCATCGAGACCGCGGTCGAGGACTACATCGAGAACATCCTGCCCAAGGCGAGCAGGACGCTGCAGCCGACCGCGGAGTGA
- a CDS encoding VOC family protein has protein sequence MSLEWEQVMVDSADPAALGRWWAEALGWVVVNDAPDEFEIRPAPERLPGLLFTTVPERKTIKNRLHFDFRPDDQEAEVARLLALGARHADVGQGEQPWVTLADPEGNEFCVLGAFKS, from the coding sequence ATGTCACTGGAGTGGGAGCAGGTAATGGTGGATTCGGCCGATCCCGCGGCCCTGGGCCGCTGGTGGGCCGAGGCTCTCGGCTGGGTGGTGGTGAACGACGCACCTGACGAGTTCGAGATCCGGCCCGCCCCGGAACGACTGCCGGGCCTGCTGTTCACGACGGTGCCGGAGCGCAAGACGATCAAGAACCGCCTCCACTTCGACTTCAGGCCCGACGACCAGGAGGCCGAGGTGGCCCGGCTGCTGGCGCTCGGCGCGCGGCACGCCGACGTCGGGCAGGGCGAGCAGCCGTGGGTGACGCTCGCCGACCCGGAGGGCAACGAATTCTGCGTGCTGGGAGCCTTCAAGAGCTGA
- a CDS encoding TetR/AcrR family transcriptional regulator — protein MTVERRTGRVTRRRVHTRANLLEAAFSVFAAKGFGHVSIEEVCEAAGYSRGAFYSNFSSLDELFFALYRERAELIAEQVSGALALDGPDLDVPAAVDRVTDVLLLDRDWLLVKTDFLVHAARDPEVARSLLEHRARLRRAIAERLGRARGHTALPAVLGDTDGAAHAVVAAYDGVTTQLLLDRDLGHARAWLKQLLTALLTDGSGTLDHTKN, from the coding sequence ATGACCGTCGAGAGAAGAACCGGGCGTGTGACCAGGCGCCGTGTCCACACCCGCGCCAACCTCCTGGAGGCGGCGTTCTCCGTGTTCGCGGCCAAGGGCTTCGGGCATGTCTCGATCGAGGAGGTCTGCGAGGCCGCCGGCTACAGCAGGGGCGCCTTCTACTCCAACTTCTCCAGCCTCGACGAGCTGTTCTTCGCCCTCTACCGTGAGCGGGCCGAGCTGATCGCCGAGCAGGTCTCCGGCGCCCTCGCCCTCGACGGGCCCGACCTCGACGTGCCCGCCGCCGTGGACCGCGTCACCGACGTGCTGCTCCTCGACCGGGACTGGCTCCTGGTGAAGACGGACTTCCTCGTGCACGCCGCCCGTGACCCGGAGGTGGCGCGGAGCCTGCTCGAACACCGCGCGCGGCTGCGGCGGGCCATCGCCGAGCGGCTGGGCCGGGCCCGCGGCCACACCGCACTGCCCGCCGTGCTGGGGGACACGGACGGCGCCGCCCACGCCGTGGTCGCCGCGTACGACGGCGTCACCACGCAACTCCTGCTGGACCGGGACCTGGGCCACGCCCGTGCCTGGCTGAAGCAACTGCTCACGGCCCTGCTGACCGATGGCAGCGGCACCCTCGATCACACGAAGAACTGA
- a CDS encoding WhiB family transcriptional regulator codes for MDNWRDHAACRHEDPELFFPIGTSGPALLQTEQAKAVCRRRCPVQEQCLQWALDTGQSIGVWGGTSENERRALKRRTAARRRSG; via the coding sequence ATGGACAACTGGCGAGACCACGCTGCCTGTCGGCACGAGGACCCCGAGCTCTTCTTCCCGATCGGCACCTCCGGCCCGGCTCTGCTGCAGACGGAACAGGCCAAGGCGGTGTGCCGACGGCGCTGCCCGGTGCAGGAGCAGTGTCTGCAATGGGCCCTGGACACGGGCCAGTCCATCGGCGTGTGGGGCGGGACGAGCGAGAACGAACGGCGTGCGCTGAAGCGCCGCACGGCCGCCCGCCGCCGCTCCGGCTGA
- a CDS encoding saccharopine dehydrogenase family protein, which yields MRVLLVGAGGVGGAITRIAARRPFFEAMVVADYDPARAEAAVAALGGEARFTAEQVDAGDEAAVARLLRWHRCDVLLNATDPRFVMPLFRAARAAGATYLDMAMSLSRPHAERPYEECGVKLGDEQFTQAADWEKEGLLALVGMGVEPGLSDVFARYAADELFDEIEEIGIRDGANLTVDGYDFAPSFSIWTTIEECLNPPVVHETGKGWFTTEPFSEPEVFDFPEGIGPVECVNVEHEEVLLVPRWVDARRVTFKYGLGREFVETLKTLHLLGLDRTDPVTVPGPDGPVKVSPRDVVAACLPDPATLGERMHGKTCAGTWVKGVKDGAPREVYLYHVVDNQWSMAEYGSQAVVWQTAINPVVALELLATGAWSGAGVLGPEAFPARPFLDLLTDYGSPWGMREQ from the coding sequence ATCGCGGCCCGGCGGCCGTTCTTCGAGGCGATGGTGGTGGCGGACTACGACCCGGCCCGGGCCGAGGCGGCGGTCGCGGCCCTGGGCGGCGAGGCGCGGTTCACCGCGGAGCAGGTGGACGCGGGCGACGAAGCGGCCGTGGCCCGTCTGCTCCGGTGGCATCGCTGCGACGTTCTGCTCAACGCCACCGACCCCCGCTTCGTGATGCCCCTGTTCCGCGCGGCCCGCGCCGCGGGTGCCACCTATCTCGACATGGCGATGTCACTGTCCCGCCCGCACGCCGAGCGCCCCTACGAGGAGTGCGGGGTCAAGCTCGGCGACGAGCAGTTCACGCAGGCCGCCGACTGGGAGAAGGAGGGGCTGCTGGCCCTCGTCGGGATGGGTGTGGAGCCGGGACTGTCGGACGTCTTCGCGCGGTACGCCGCCGACGAACTCTTCGACGAGATCGAGGAGATCGGCATCCGCGACGGCGCGAATCTGACCGTCGACGGCTACGACTTCGCGCCCTCGTTCAGCATCTGGACCACCATCGAGGAGTGCCTCAATCCGCCGGTCGTCCACGAGACGGGCAAGGGCTGGTTCACCACCGAACCGTTCAGTGAGCCCGAGGTCTTCGACTTCCCCGAGGGCATCGGCCCGGTCGAGTGCGTGAACGTCGAGCACGAGGAGGTGCTGCTCGTCCCGCGCTGGGTCGACGCCCGCCGGGTGACCTTCAAGTACGGCCTGGGCCGGGAGTTCGTCGAGACGCTGAAGACGCTGCATCTGCTGGGCCTGGACCGCACCGACCCGGTGACCGTGCCCGGGCCCGACGGGCCGGTGAAGGTCTCGCCGCGGGACGTGGTCGCCGCGTGTCTGCCCGATCCGGCCACCCTCGGGGAGCGGATGCACGGCAAGACCTGTGCGGGCACCTGGGTGAAGGGCGTGAAGGACGGCGCGCCGCGCGAGGTGTACCTCTACCACGTGGTCGACAACCAGTGGTCGATGGCGGAGTACGGCTCCCAGGCCGTGGTGTGGCAGACCGCGATCAACCCCGTCGTCGCGCTCGAACTCCTCGCGACGGGCGCCTGGTCCGGTGCGGGCGTGCTCGGCCCGGAGGCCTTCCCGGCCCGGCCGTTCCTGGACCTGCTGACGGACTACGGCTCCCCCTGGGGCATGCGGGAGCAGTGA
- a CDS encoding MBL fold metallo-hydrolase, protein MRADVQQVADGTYLVHGSNTNWVILTEGDAVTLVDTGYPGDREQLLASLAQVGSSPQAVAAALITHAHNDHLGSAEYLRATYGTPVLLHEAEVPHARREFLHQVSIGTVLGNGWRPGVLPWAVHALRSGGTTPVPVTAPQAFPTAGALDLPGRPVPVHTPGHTDGHCAYHLPGTGVLISGDALVSGHPTSRVEGPQLLPDMFHRERPPALASLDVLAELEGELLLPGHGPVHRGPVRDAARRARERAL, encoded by the coding sequence ATGCGGGCGGACGTACAGCAAGTCGCGGACGGCACCTACCTGGTGCACGGATCGAACACCAACTGGGTGATCCTCACGGAGGGGGACGCCGTCACGCTGGTCGACACCGGTTACCCCGGCGACCGCGAGCAGCTCCTCGCCTCGCTCGCGCAGGTGGGCAGCTCCCCGCAGGCGGTCGCGGCCGCGCTGATCACGCACGCGCACAACGACCACCTGGGCAGCGCGGAGTACCTGCGCGCCACGTACGGCACGCCCGTTCTCCTGCACGAGGCCGAAGTGCCGCACGCGCGCCGGGAGTTCCTGCACCAGGTGTCCATCGGGACGGTGCTGGGGAACGGCTGGCGGCCGGGGGTGCTGCCGTGGGCCGTGCACGCGCTGCGCTCGGGCGGCACGACCCCCGTCCCGGTGACGGCCCCGCAGGCGTTCCCGACGGCGGGCGCGCTGGACCTGCCCGGACGGCCGGTACCGGTGCACACCCCCGGTCACACCGACGGGCACTGCGCCTACCACCTGCCCGGCACCGGTGTACTGATCTCCGGGGACGCCCTGGTCAGCGGGCACCCCACCTCGCGGGTCGAAGGGCCGCAGCTGCTGCCGGACATGTTCCACCGCGAGCGGCCCCCTGCCCTGGCCTCGCTGGACGTCCTGGCGGAGCTGGAGGGCGAGCTGCTGCTCCCCGGGCACGGGCCGGTGCACCGCGGGCCGGTGCGGGACGCCGCGCGGCGGGCCCGGGAACGCGCCCTTTAG
- a CDS encoding FAD-binding dehydrogenase translates to MDADVIVVGAGLAGLVAAHELTSRGRRVALVDQENANNLGGQAFWSFGGLFLVDSPEQRRLGIKDSFDLAWSDWRGSAGFDRLDDEDSWAVRWARAYVEFAAGEKRSWLDGHHIKFLPTVGWAERGDLTAHGHGNTVPRFHIAWGTGTGVVEPFVHYAKQAARDGLLTFHHRHRVDALVVEDGTARGVRGTVLAEDPSPRGVASSREAIGEFELTAQAVIVTSGGIGADHDIVRRYWPERLGTPPREMVTGVPAYVDGRMLDISAEAGVRLVNRDRMWHYTEGLRNWDPVWPGHGIRILPGPSSMWFDALGRRLPGPCLPGYDTLGTLKHLRTTEDIAGYDHSWFILTQKIIEKEFALSGSEQNPDITAKDRAGFLKERILGKGAPGPVDAFLRKGADFVTASSVEQLVAKMNDLTDEPLLDAAGIKRQIEARDLQIANPYAKDAQVQGIRNARRYIGDRLGRVATPHRILDPAAGPLIGVKLHILTRKTLGGIQTDLDSRALGTDGKPVEGLYAAGEVAGFGGGGVHGYNALEGTFLGGCLFSGRAAGRAAAKQTA, encoded by the coding sequence ATGGATGCCGATGTCATCGTCGTCGGAGCGGGCCTCGCCGGTCTGGTCGCGGCGCACGAACTGACCAGCAGGGGCAGACGGGTCGCCCTCGTCGACCAGGAGAATGCCAACAACCTCGGCGGCCAGGCCTTCTGGTCCTTCGGCGGGCTGTTCCTCGTCGACTCGCCCGAGCAGCGCCGCCTGGGCATCAAGGACTCCTTCGACCTCGCCTGGAGCGACTGGCGGGGCAGCGCGGGCTTCGACCGGCTGGACGACGAGGACTCCTGGGCCGTGCGCTGGGCCCGCGCCTACGTCGAGTTCGCCGCGGGGGAGAAGCGCTCCTGGCTCGACGGGCACCACATCAAGTTCCTGCCCACCGTCGGCTGGGCGGAGCGGGGCGACCTCACCGCGCACGGGCACGGCAACACCGTGCCCCGCTTCCACATCGCCTGGGGCACCGGCACCGGCGTCGTCGAACCGTTCGTGCACTACGCCAAGCAGGCCGCCCGCGACGGCCTGCTCACCTTCCACCACCGCCACCGCGTCGACGCCCTCGTCGTCGAGGACGGCACCGCCCGGGGCGTGCGCGGCACGGTCCTGGCCGAGGACCCCTCACCGCGGGGCGTCGCCTCCAGCCGCGAGGCGATCGGCGAGTTCGAACTCACCGCCCAAGCCGTCATCGTCACCAGCGGCGGCATCGGCGCCGACCACGACATCGTCCGACGTTACTGGCCCGAGCGCCTCGGCACCCCGCCCCGCGAGATGGTCACCGGTGTCCCCGCCTATGTCGACGGGCGGATGCTCGACATCAGCGCCGAGGCGGGCGTACGGCTGGTCAACCGCGACCGCATGTGGCACTACACCGAGGGTCTGCGGAACTGGGACCCGGTCTGGCCCGGCCACGGCATCCGCATCCTGCCGGGGCCGTCCTCGATGTGGTTCGACGCCCTCGGCCGCCGTCTGCCCGGGCCCTGCCTGCCCGGCTACGACACCCTCGGCACCCTGAAGCACCTGCGCACCACCGAGGACATCGCCGGGTACGACCACTCCTGGTTCATCCTCACGCAGAAGATCATCGAGAAGGAGTTCGCCCTGTCGGGCTCCGAGCAGAACCCCGACATCACCGCCAAGGACCGCGCCGGGTTCCTCAAGGAACGCATCCTCGGCAAGGGCGCGCCCGGACCTGTCGACGCGTTCCTGCGCAAGGGTGCCGACTTCGTGACCGCGTCCAGTGTCGAGCAGCTCGTCGCGAAGATGAACGACCTCACCGACGAGCCGCTCCTCGACGCGGCCGGGATCAAGCGCCAGATCGAGGCCCGTGACCTGCAGATCGCCAACCCCTACGCCAAGGACGCCCAGGTGCAGGGCATCCGCAATGCCCGCCGCTACATCGGCGACCGCCTCGGCCGGGTCGCCACTCCGCACCGCATCCTGGACCCGGCGGCCGGCCCGCTGATCGGCGTCAAGCTGCACATCCTCACCCGCAAGACCCTCGGCGGCATCCAGACCGACCTGGACTCCCGCGCCCTCGGGACCGACGGCAAGCCGGTCGAGGGGCTGTACGCGGCCGGTGAGGTCGCCGGCTTCGGCGGCGGCGGCGTCCACGGCTACAACGCCCTGGAGGGCACCTTCCTCGGGGGCTGCCTCTTCTCGGGCCGTGCGGCGGGCCGGGCGGCGGCGAAGCAGACCGCCTGA
- a CDS encoding DUF488 domain-containing protein, protein MSVRVRRVYDPAEPEDGVRVLVDRLWPRGLAKDAARVDEWPKALTPSTELRRWYHAGGGTYEEFAERYEAELAAEEAAEALDGVRDLAGKGDVTLLTASKTPEQSHATVLVRLLEG, encoded by the coding sequence ATGAGCGTGCGTGTGCGCCGTGTCTACGATCCCGCCGAGCCGGAGGACGGGGTGCGGGTCCTGGTCGACCGGTTGTGGCCGCGCGGACTGGCGAAGGACGCGGCCCGGGTGGACGAGTGGCCGAAGGCCCTCACCCCGTCGACGGAGCTGCGCCGCTGGTACCACGCGGGCGGGGGCACGTACGAGGAGTTCGCCGAGCGGTACGAGGCGGAGCTCGCCGCCGAGGAGGCCGCAGAGGCCCTGGACGGTGTGCGTGACCTCGCCGGGAAAGGCGACGTGACCCTGCTGACCGCGTCGAAGACGCCGGAGCAGAGCCACGCCACGGTGCTGGTCCGCCTCCTCGAAGGCTGA
- a CDS encoding universal stress protein, whose translation MTRPITAGVDGSQESLAALAWAAREAVRRGLALRVVHAWRVHSQEVIEAGIAGDADGQAEWVHGAVTEAVGTVTAHHPGLEVTTDVVEGPVADTLVAAAADAEMLVLGSRGHGRIVGFLLGSVGQQVIAATTRPVVLVRAGDQPSSEAAGREVVVGQQGDPEDSADALRFAFETAAERGATVRVVRAWNLPPVFAYSPGSLKLLDEAGGLEPYERKSLAAAVRPWRERFPDVPVEEHVEMGSASQVLLSVAGTAQLMVVGRRAHRTAVGARIGSVAHGMLHHADCPVAVVPHA comes from the coding sequence ATGACACGCCCGATCACCGCAGGGGTCGACGGATCGCAGGAGAGCCTCGCCGCCCTGGCGTGGGCGGCGAGGGAGGCGGTGCGGCGCGGGCTGGCGCTCCGGGTGGTGCACGCCTGGCGGGTCCACTCCCAGGAGGTGATCGAGGCGGGGATCGCCGGGGACGCGGACGGCCAGGCCGAGTGGGTGCACGGTGCGGTGACCGAAGCCGTCGGCACCGTCACCGCACACCATCCGGGTCTCGAGGTGACCACCGATGTCGTCGAGGGCCCGGTGGCCGACACCCTGGTCGCCGCCGCGGCCGACGCCGAGATGCTGGTGCTCGGCTCGCGCGGGCACGGCCGCATCGTCGGGTTCCTGCTCGGCTCGGTCGGCCAGCAGGTGATCGCCGCGACCACCCGGCCCGTGGTGCTCGTCCGGGCCGGCGACCAGCCCTCGTCCGAGGCCGCCGGCCGGGAGGTCGTGGTGGGCCAGCAGGGCGACCCGGAGGACAGTGCCGACGCGCTGCGCTTCGCCTTCGAGACGGCCGCCGAGCGCGGGGCGACCGTGCGGGTCGTACGGGCCTGGAACCTGCCGCCCGTCTTCGCCTACAGCCCCGGCTCGCTGAAGCTCCTCGACGAGGCCGGGGGACTGGAGCCGTACGAGAGGAAGAGCCTGGCCGCCGCGGTCCGGCCGTGGCGGGAACGATTCCCCGATGTGCCCGTCGAGGAGCACGTGGAGATGGGCAGCGCGAGCCAGGTGCTGCTGTCGGTGGCCGGGACGGCCCAGCTGATGGTCGTCGGCCGCCGGGCCCACCGCACGGCCGTCGGGGCCCGCATCGGCTCGGTGGCCCACGGGATGCTGCACCACGCGGACTGCCCGGTGGCGGTGGTGCCCCACGCGTGA
- a CDS encoding alpha-ketoglutarate-dependent dioxygenase AlkB: MHLQGSLFDQAGELCLGSLDGIGRTHLGFGAWLDTLPGWLGGSDDLFEQLAAEVPWRAERRTMYDTVVDVPRLLAFYGVDDRLPHPVLAEARDALSAHYGEELGEPFTTAGLCYYRDGRDSVAWHGDRIGRGAREDTMVAILSVGAPRDLLLRPLRGGRDTVRRPLGHGDLIVMGGSCQRTWEHSIPKSTRATEPRISIQFRPHGVR, encoded by the coding sequence ATGCACCTCCAGGGCTCTCTCTTCGACCAGGCCGGCGAGCTGTGCCTCGGCTCTCTGGACGGGATCGGCCGTACCCACCTCGGCTTCGGCGCCTGGCTCGACACGCTGCCCGGCTGGCTCGGCGGCTCGGACGACCTGTTCGAACAGCTGGCCGCCGAGGTCCCGTGGCGGGCGGAGCGGCGCACGATGTACGACACCGTGGTCGACGTCCCCCGCCTGCTCGCGTTCTACGGCGTGGACGACCGGCTGCCGCACCCCGTGCTGGCCGAGGCACGGGACGCGTTGAGCGCCCACTACGGCGAGGAACTGGGTGAGCCGTTCACCACGGCCGGGCTGTGCTACTACCGCGACGGCCGGGACAGCGTCGCCTGGCACGGCGACCGGATCGGACGCGGAGCGCGCGAGGACACGATGGTCGCGATCCTGTCCGTCGGAGCACCCCGTGATCTGCTGCTCCGCCCGCTGCGAGGCGGCCGGGACACCGTGCGCCGCCCACTGGGCCACGGCGACCTCATCGTGATGGGCGGCTCCTGCCAGCGCACCTGGGAGCACTCGATCCCCAAGAGCACCCGGGCGACGGAGCCGCGCATCAGCATCCAGTTCCGTCCGCACGGCGTGCGCTGA